One part of the Arabidopsis thaliana chromosome 4, partial sequence genome encodes these proteins:
- a CDS encoding Cyclophilin-like peptidyl-prolyl cis-trans isomerase family protein → MRREISFLLQPRCLLLLVALTIFLVFALFNTGKDEEKQVIEDHEITNRVFLDVDIDGQRLGRIVIGLYGTVVPKTVENFRALCTGEKGKTSSGKPLHYKGTPFHRIISGFVIQGGDIIHGDGKSSDSIYGGTFPDENFKIQHSHAGMVAMANTGPDSNGSQFFITTVKASW, encoded by the exons atgCGTAGAGAGATCTCGTTTTTGCTACAGCCCaggtgtcttcttcttctcgttgCCCTAACGATTTTCCTCGTCTTCGCGCTCTTCAACACCGGAAAA GATGAGGAGAAGCAAGTAATTGAAGATCATGAAATCACCAACAGGGTTTTTCTCGATGTTGATATTGATGGCCAACGCTTAG GCAGGATTGTTATCGGACTATATGGCACTGTTGTACCCAAAACTGTAG AAAATTTCAGGGCTTTATGCACAGGGGAGAAGGGTAAAACCTCAAGCGGAAAGCCTTTACATTATAAGGGAACACCATTTCATCGTATAATATCTGGATTTGTAATCCAAGGAGGAGACATTATCCATGGTGATGGAAAAAGTAGTGACTCAATCTATGGTGGAACCTTTCCTGACGAAAATTTCAAGATACAGCATTCACACGCAG GTATGGTAGCAATGGCTAATACAGGACCGGATTCTAATGGCTCGCAGTTCTTTATCACTACTGTTAAGGCTAGCTGGTAA
- a CDS encoding Cyclophilin-like peptidyl-prolyl cis-trans isomerase family protein (Cyclophilin-like peptidyl-prolyl cis-trans isomerase family protein; FUNCTIONS IN: peptidyl-prolyl cis-trans isomerase activity; INVOLVED IN: protein folding; LOCATED IN: Golgi apparatus; EXPRESSED IN: 22 plant structures; EXPRESSED DURING: 13 growth stages; CONTAINS InterPro DOMAIN/s: Cyclophilin-like (InterPro:IPR015891), Peptidyl-prolyl cis-trans isomerase, cyclophilin-type (InterPro:IPR002130), Peptidyl-prolyl cis-trans isomerase, cyclophilin-type, conserved site (InterPro:IPR020892); BEST Arabidopsis thaliana protein match is: cyclophilin 5 (TAIR:AT2G29960.1); Has 16085 Blast hits to 16059 proteins in 2650 species: Archae - 108; Bacteria - 6649; Metazoa - 2891; Fungi - 1367; Plants - 1258; Viruses - 4; Other Eukaryotes - 3808 (source: NCBI BLink).) — MRREISFLLQPRCLLLLVALTIFLVFALFNTGKDEEKQVIEDHEITNRVFLDVDIDGQRLGRIVIGLYGTVVPKTVENFRALCTGEKGKTSSGKPLHYKGTPFHRIISGFVIQGGDIIHGDGKSSDSIYGGTFPDENFKIQHSHAGMVAMANTGPDSNGSQFFITTVKASWLEGEHVVLGKVIQGMDNVFAIEGGAGTYSGKPRKKVVIADSGEIPKDKWDEER, encoded by the exons atgCGTAGAGAGATCTCGTTTTTGCTACAGCCCaggtgtcttcttcttctcgttgCCCTAACGATTTTCCTCGTCTTCGCGCTCTTCAACACCGGAAAA GATGAGGAGAAGCAAGTAATTGAAGATCATGAAATCACCAACAGGGTTTTTCTCGATGTTGATATTGATGGCCAACGCTTAG GCAGGATTGTTATCGGACTATATGGCACTGTTGTACCCAAAACTGTAG AAAATTTCAGGGCTTTATGCACAGGGGAGAAGGGTAAAACCTCAAGCGGAAAGCCTTTACATTATAAGGGAACACCATTTCATCGTATAATATCTGGATTTGTAATCCAAGGAGGAGACATTATCCATGGTGATGGAAAAAGTAGTGACTCAATCTATGGTGGAACCTTTCCTGACGAAAATTTCAAGATACAGCATTCACACGCAG GTATGGTAGCAATGGCTAATACAGGACCGGATTCTAATGGCTCGCAGTTCTTTATCACTACTGTTAAGGCTAGCTG GTTGGAAGGAGAACATGTGGTGTTGGGAAAGGTGATACAAGGAATGGACAATGTATTCGCCATTGAAGGTGGAGCTGGAACTTACAGTGGCAAACCCAGGAAGAAAGTTGTGATTGCTGATTCTGGAGAGATCCCTAAAGACAAATGGGATGAAGAGAGATGA
- the ADF9 gene encoding actin depolymerizing factor 9 (actin depolymerizing factor 9 (ADF9); FUNCTIONS IN: actin binding; INVOLVED IN: biological_process unknown; LOCATED IN: intracellular; EXPRESSED IN: 8 plant structures; EXPRESSED DURING: 4 anthesis, petal differentiation and expansion stage; CONTAINS InterPro DOMAIN/s: Actin-binding, cofilin/tropomyosin type (InterPro:IPR002108); BEST Arabidopsis thaliana protein match is: actin depolymerizing factor 5 (TAIR:AT2G16700.1); Has 1376 Blast hits to 1375 proteins in 262 species: Archae - 0; Bacteria - 3; Metazoa - 546; Fungi - 141; Plants - 513; Viruses - 0; Other Eukaryotes - 173 (source: NCBI BLink).) → MALKTATSGMWMTDDCKKSFMEMKWKKVHRYVVYKLEEKSRKVTVDKVGAAGESYDDLAASLPEDDCRYAVFDFDYVTVDNCRMSKIFFITWSPEASRIREKMMYATSKSGLRRVLDGVHYELQATDPTEMGFDKIQDRAK, encoded by the exons ATGGCTTTGAAGACG GCGACGAGTGGTATGTGGATGACggatgattgcaagaaatCGTTCATGGAGATGAAATGGAAGAAAGTGCATAGATACGTCGTTTACAAACTCGAGGAGAAGTCTCGGAAAGTCACCGTCGACAAGGTTGGTGCCGCCGGCGAGAGCTACGACGATCTCGCTGCTTCTTTGCCGGAGGATGACTGTCGTTACGCCGTGTTTGATTTCGATTACGTCACCGTCGATAACTGTCGTATGAGCAAGATCTTCTTCATAACTTG GTCGCCGGAGGCTTCAAGGATAAGGGAGAAGATGATGTACGCGACGTCGAAGAGCGGACTGAGAAGAGTGTTGGATGGTGTTCACTACGAGCTTCAAGCCACCGACCCAACCGAGATGGGATTTGATAAAATCCAGGACCGGGCCAAATGA